The sequence ATACAGACCGTCAGGACTGCGCGGCGGCGGCTGACAAGAGGAACGGAGGACTGGCTCGACATCGGGTTTTAATCACTATATCTTCCACTGCGTTGAAAGGTATTGCCATCGAGCCGAGTCCGCGGCTCGAGGTGTAGGTGTAACTCGGTTCCGAGAACGAAGGCGAGAAGACGGCGAGGCTGACGAACGTGGCGGAACGGAAACGGGAATGGGGACGGGAACAGCGACCTCAGGCTGCCTCTTCGTGTTCGGCGCGCTCCCGGATGACCTTCCGCAGTTCGGCCGCGTCGTGGAGTTGCTCGAGTTCCTCGCGTTCGACCAGCGCGGTGCCGTCGACGGACTCCTGTTTGGCGCGGTCGACGACGTAGACCGAGTGGGTGTGGGTGACGTGGCCGATCGAACTCATGATTCGGGCACGCTTCTCCGCGGCCTTCGTGAACTCGGAGTGGCCGGTGAGCACGACGTCGTCGTCCTTCTCTTCCTCCTCGTGGCTGACGGCTTTAAACGGCGAGCGAAGCGTCGGATGGACCTCGTAGCCGGCCCGTGTGAGGACGGCGACGACCTCCTCGTCGTCGGGGTCGGCTTCGGGGTCGTCCGGCGTCGCCTCCGTCTCGTGGACGTCGTCGGCCCCCTCGAGAACGGAGACCGGACTCGTGAGCGGCGCGCCGAACAGGTTCTCGAGTTCCATCGCGACCTCGACGGAGGCGTTCATGCCGTCCTCGTACTTCGAGACGGTCCGGCGGGAGACGCCGAGTTCGTTAGCCAGTTGGCCGAGACTCCAGTCTCTGTCCTGTCGTTCGTCGGCGAGCAAGTCGCCGTCGATGTTGACGTAGAGGCCGCCGGGGGCCGCGTAGATCAGCGGCGGCACCTCCTCGATGAACAGGTTGTATGCCGTGTCGGGGCTGAGGACGGGGACACCATGTCGGAAGTAAACCACATCGGGTTTGAGGTCCTCGTCGCGACTCCGTAGGCCGATGACCAGCGGGGTCGCGTTGAGATAGGTTCCGAGTCGTCGCATCTCGTGGCCCGTCGCCTCGTTGAACGCGTCGATGTTACCGAGGATCTTGACCAGAATGAGATCCTCTCCCCGGCGCGCAGCGATGTCGAAACTCTTCGGCCGGATCGCACACCGGTCGCTAACCACAAATCCCGCGTCCTCTAACATCGCGGTTACGTTGCCGACCAGTGCGGAGCGGGACATAGGGGGATGTAAGCTATTCCTCGTATAAGACGCTTTCCCCGGGATGTCCGGGTGCCGTGTCGCGGTTCGTCCCCGCACCGGCAGTATACTTATATAGGGGTTTCCGTTCTCCGGGGGGATAGGTCCGCCGTCCGACTCGATTCGTCGCTCGTCGCGGCGTCGGCGCTGCTCCGTCCCGAAAGGTGTTACCCGACGCCAGCCCAATCGCCGGCGATGACCGTCGTCGGACTCGACGATACCGACTCCCGCGACCGCGGGATGTGTACGACCTACGTCGCCGCGCGGGTCGCCGAGCGACTGCGCCGTGAGGGGTGTGCGGTCGAGCGCTGCCTGCTCGTGCGGCTCAATCCCGCCGTCGAGTACAAGACGCGAGGGAACGCCGCGCTAGCGATTCACACCGACGCCGACCCCGATCAGGCGTTCGACGTCGCCCGCGAGCGCCTCGAGGCGCTGGCCGAAACCGCCGACGAGCGAACTCATCCGGGGCTGGTCGTCGCCGACAGCGCACCCGCCGCCGTGGCCGACGAGGTGAGCGCGTTCACCCGGCGGGCGATCCGGGACCACCTCGAGATTCGCGACGCCGTCGACCTCCTCGAGCGCCGCGGCTACCGCTCGTGGCACACCGGCGATGGCCGCGGCCGGATCGGCGCGCTGGCCGCCGTCGGCGCCTGGAACGCCCTCGAGGAATGGACCTACGAGCACATCTCTTACCGCGAGTCCGACCGCTGGGGGACGCCCCGCGAGATCGTCCGCGAGAGCGTCTTCACCGCCGCCAATCGGGGCTACCCCGAGGTCTGGGACACGGTCGACCGCGACGAGGACGAGACCGTCTGCGTCCCCCACACGCCCGGGCCGATCCTCCACGGGATCCGCGGCGACAACCCCGACGCCGTCCGCGGCGTCGCCGACCGCATTAAGGGAGAACCCGTCGCCTCGAGCCAGCTGTTCGTAACCAATCAGGGGACGGACGTCCACCTGCGAGACGCGAACCTGGCGGCCATCCAGGACGGCCGCGCCTACCGGATCGACGGCCGGGTCGTGAGCGAGCCCGAGACGCGCCGCGGCGGGCACGTCTTCGTCGCGCTCGAGAGCGCGGCTGCCAATCGCTCGGACGACCAGCGGCGGCGCCTCGAGTGCGCCGCGTTCGAGCCGACGAAACGGTTTCGCAACCGCATCCGGGCGCTCCGGGTCGGCGACCGGCTCACCGTCTGCGGCGAGGTCTCGAGGGGGACGCTCAAACTCGAGAAGTTCGCGGTTCGGGACCTCGTGACGACCGAGCGCGTGACGCCGACCTGTCCCGACTGCGAGCGCCGGATGAAGAGCGCCGGCCAGAATCAGGGGTATCGGTGCCGGGACTGCGGGACGAGCGCCGACGGGAAGGCGGAGCGCCCGCTCGAGCGCGACCTCGAAATCGGCTGGTACGAGGTGCCGCCGTGTGCGCGCCGCCACATCGCGAAGCCGCTGGTTCGCGGTGGGTTCGACGCGCCGACCCATCCCGAGCGGTAATCTCGAGCGTCAGACGATGTCCCGTCGACTGGGAGCGGCGCTCGAGGTGGTTCTGACGGCGGAACCGGGTAGTTCCTCGACGCAGTTCAGACAGAACCTGTCGCCGAGGTCGTTTTCGGCGCCGCAGTCGAGGCAGACGACCGTCTCCGCGTCCCGGTCAACGGTCGCCGCCCGCTCAACGTCGGGACCGATCCGAGCCGAGCCGGACAGTAGCGCCTGAGAGCCCCGGCGAGCGACAGGTGGACGGCGAACAGCAGCACGGATCCCAGGACGACTGTGTTCGGGTCTATACCTGCCAGGAGATAACGCCGAAATCCATTTGAATGTGGCGACGGGAGATTTATTACCGGCGGTCTGGGAACCAATATTCGACGCTTCGATCGGTTCCGTCAGTTATCGGCCCCGATCGATTCGGGCAGTTATTTCGCAGGTCAACACGGTCCGAAAGAAGAAATGATATGCTAGCGATATCTATGTGCCGAGTATGGCTTCAGTACTAACCCGCCGTCGACTCCTCGGCGCGGCGGGCGGGTCCTTGCTCGGTGCCTTCCTCCTCGGTCCTCGCGTCGGCGGCTCGGATCACGTCGATCCGGATCCCGAGTCGGGGTGGCACCAGCCCCGCACGGACGCGAGAAACGTCGCGCGGACGGCCGATCCCGGTCCCGGATCGGACGGACGGATCGGGTGGGACCACTCGCTCGATGCCCACCGTCGGTTCGAGCACGCCGGCCTCGCCCTCGTCGACGGGACGCTCCTCGTTCCGACCCACCGATCGCTTCGGGCGATCGACGTCGAGAGCGGCGCGGAACGATGGCGGTACGCGTACCAGGATTTATCGGTTGGCCCGTTCGACCGTCCGCAACTCGAGACGGAGCCGCGGATCCGCGACGGCGTCGTCTACCTGGCGTTTCAGGCCGACGTCTGCGCGCTCGAACTCGATTCGCAGCGACTTCGCTGGCGCTACAGTCTCGACGGCAGCGTCGACGGGCTGCACCTGTTCGGGAACACAGCGTACGTGACGGGCCACCTCGACGGCGAGGACCGGCTGCTCGCCCTCGATGCGAACACCGGCCTCGAGCGCTGGCGAAAAACCGGACGCGTGATCCCGCTGGCCGCCCGCAGCGGGCTGCTCGTCGGCGCTCGCTACGAGAGCGGACGGCTGCTCGGACTCGAGCCCGAAACCGGCACCCGACGCTGGATGAGCGACGCCGCGATCGGCGTCGCGACGCTGAACCGGGGCTTGGTCGCCGCGGTCGACGATCTCGTCGTCGGGATCGAATCGAACGGCGACCTGACCGCCCTCGAGGCGGACGCCGGCGAGCGTCGCTGGACCGTCTTCGACGACGTCGGCGACCCGAACACGTACCGGCGTTCCGTCGCCGTCGATCCGTCCGACCGAGCGATCTACCGGTCCCGTCCGGACGCGGGCACGATTTCCCGGATCGATTTCGCGGGCGACGAGGAGTGGCGGACCGACGAATCGGCCCTCGAGTTCGGCGTCAGCGTCGGCGGCGGGACCGTCTACGCGTCGACGACCGACGGCCTGCTCGCGCTCGAGGCCGACGCCGGTGACGAGCGGTTCCGCGTTTCGGTCGACCCCGACGGAACCGACCCTCTCGGCGGTACGCCGTTGATCGCCGACGACCGCGTCTACCACCTGCTCGGCGAGACGGTCTACGAGGTGACTCCGCGGTGAGCCGCGCAACCGCGGCCCTAAAGAAAGCCGGATGGACGCTTCTGTTCGCGTTTCTCGTCGCACCGGCGGTCGCGCCGATCCGGGGCCTGCTCGAGTCGGCGGCCGAACTCGCGGGCGGACCCCGGTTGGACTGGCTCGCGATAGGCCTCCTGTTGCTCGTCGGGTTCGTCCTCGCGGAAACGTACGACGGGCCGATCGCGCTGTTGTTGCCGACCGCGTTGCTGGTGGCGATTCTGTACGCCGCCGTGCAGTGGCTCGTCGGGTTCCGGGGAGCGAACGCGATCTCGCTGCGGCTGCTGGCGGCTGCCGGACTCGGCTACCTCGCCGCGCTCACCGGCGCGATCGCGATCGTGTTCGAGACGGACCTCCGCCACCGTCTCGCGGCGCACCTCGGGGACGAGACTGTCGACCCGAACGCGGAGTGACCGCCAGGCACGCGGACACTCGCTCGGCGCCCCGGGATCACCCCGGCGCCCGGTCGAGACGATCCCAACCGCGGGCCTCGATCCGGCGCAACAGGTTCGCGACCACCGACAGTAGCGGCAACTCGAGCAGCGGGCCGATCACCAGCGCGAGTGCGATCAGTGGTTCGTTCGGGAAGGCGACGACGGCGATGGCCAGCGCCGTCGGCGAGTTTCGCGAGAGGACCGTACAGTTGAAGCAGGCGACTTCGCGATAGGAGAAGTCGAGCAGCCGGCCAATCGCGAGCCCGAGCGAGAAGTTGACGGCGTAGAACGCGAGCAGCGGCGCCGCGAGCAGGACCAGCACGTCCGGCCGCTCGAGGACGAGCCGTCCCTGCGAGGCGAACATCGCGGCGACCGCGAGCGCGAGAAAGACGATCTGGACGGGCCCGAGTTTCGGCAGGAAGACGTCCGTCAGCCACCGGCGACCTCGCAGCGCCGTCAGGCCGTACCGCGCGACGGCGGCGAGGACCAGCGGGACGACCAGCACCAGCGCGATCCCCTCGAGGAGAATCCCCAGTCGGAGGTCGACGAGCGTGCCCGCGAACGCGTAGAGGTAGACCGGGAGCAAGACCAACTGAAGCACGAGGTTGTACGGTAACAGCGACGTCGCCAGCGGGACGTCCCCGTTGGCCAGATCGGTGAAAATGAGGTACCAGTCGGTACAGGGGGTGACGAGCAACATGAGCAGCCCGACCCACAGCGCCGGGTGATCGGCGAGGAAGACGGCGCCGAGCGCCACCGCCAGCAGCGGGTTCCAGACGAAGTTCACCGCGAGACTCGAGCCGACGACGCGGCGGTTCCCGAAGGCCCGCTGCAGACCCTCGAGTGGGATGCCAGCGAAGGAGGCGAACAACATCACCATTAGGAACGGGAAGATGAGCCGGTCGGCGAGGGCGGGGACGCCGGACACCTGCGCGGCCCCGAGGCCGACGGCGATCCCCGCCATCACGAACAGCGTCTGGAACCGTTCGAAGACGTTCACGACCGCCGCTACGGCGGGTTCAACTGAGTGCGTGTCGGTCTCTCGAGTCCGCTCGTAGAGCGACTGCGAAACTGAGAGGGGCGAAAAGCGAGGCGTGAAGACGCGAACAGTGAGACGAAAACCGGGAAACAGGGGATGAGAGACGACAAGAGAGGCGAGGGACGAGGATCGGAGTTGCAGCCGTGGCGCGGACTTAGCGCATCGTAACGCCGCGGCGCGCGAGGTACTCGCTGGCGGCCTTGATCTCGACGGGGCTCCCGATAACGCGACACTGACGGTCTCCCTCCGGGACGACCGTTACGGTAAACTTGTCGGAAAGCGGTGGCTCGACGGCGTCGAGGGTCTC comes from Haloterrigena salifodinae and encodes:
- a CDS encoding transcriptional regulator, which encodes MSRSALVGNVTAMLEDAGFVVSDRCAIRPKSFDIAARRGEDLILVKILGNIDAFNEATGHEMRRLGTYLNATPLVIGLRSRDEDLKPDVVYFRHGVPVLSPDTAYNLFIEEVPPLIYAAPGGLYVNIDGDLLADERQDRDWSLGQLANELGVSRRTVSKYEDGMNASVEVAMELENLFGAPLTSPVSVLEGADDVHETEATPDDPEADPDDEEVVAVLTRAGYEVHPTLRSPFKAVSHEEEEKDDDVVLTGHSEFTKAAEKRARIMSSIGHVTHTHSVYVVDRAKQESVDGTALVEREELEQLHDAAELRKVIRERAEHEEAA
- a CDS encoding tRNA(Ile)(2)-agmatinylcytidine synthase; translated protein: MTVVGLDDTDSRDRGMCTTYVAARVAERLRREGCAVERCLLVRLNPAVEYKTRGNAALAIHTDADPDQAFDVARERLEALAETADERTHPGLVVADSAPAAVADEVSAFTRRAIRDHLEIRDAVDLLERRGYRSWHTGDGRGRIGALAAVGAWNALEEWTYEHISYRESDRWGTPREIVRESVFTAANRGYPEVWDTVDRDEDETVCVPHTPGPILHGIRGDNPDAVRGVADRIKGEPVASSQLFVTNQGTDVHLRDANLAAIQDGRAYRIDGRVVSEPETRRGGHVFVALESAAANRSDDQRRRLECAAFEPTKRFRNRIRALRVGDRLTVCGEVSRGTLKLEKFAVRDLVTTERVTPTCPDCERRMKSAGQNQGYRCRDCGTSADGKAERPLERDLEIGWYEVPPCARRHIAKPLVRGGFDAPTHPER
- a CDS encoding DUF7577 domain-containing protein, which codes for MTEPIEASNIGSQTAGNKSPVATFKWISALSPGRYRPEHSRPGIRAAVRRPPVARRGSQALLSGSARIGPDVERAATVDRDAETVVCLDCGAENDLGDRFCLNCVEELPGSAVRTTSSAAPSRRDIV
- a CDS encoding outer membrane protein assembly factor BamB family protein; the encoded protein is MASVLTRRRLLGAAGGSLLGAFLLGPRVGGSDHVDPDPESGWHQPRTDARNVARTADPGPGSDGRIGWDHSLDAHRRFEHAGLALVDGTLLVPTHRSLRAIDVESGAERWRYAYQDLSVGPFDRPQLETEPRIRDGVVYLAFQADVCALELDSQRLRWRYSLDGSVDGLHLFGNTAYVTGHLDGEDRLLALDANTGLERWRKTGRVIPLAARSGLLVGARYESGRLLGLEPETGTRRWMSDAAIGVATLNRGLVAAVDDLVVGIESNGDLTALEADAGERRWTVFDDVGDPNTYRRSVAVDPSDRAIYRSRPDAGTISRIDFAGDEEWRTDESALEFGVSVGGGTVYASTTDGLLALEADAGDERFRVSVDPDGTDPLGGTPLIADDRVYHLLGETVYEVTPR
- a CDS encoding arsenic resistance protein yields the protein MNVFERFQTLFVMAGIAVGLGAAQVSGVPALADRLIFPFLMVMLFASFAGIPLEGLQRAFGNRRVVGSSLAVNFVWNPLLAVALGAVFLADHPALWVGLLMLLVTPCTDWYLIFTDLANGDVPLATSLLPYNLVLQLVLLPVYLYAFAGTLVDLRLGILLEGIALVLVVPLVLAAVARYGLTALRGRRWLTDVFLPKLGPVQIVFLALAVAAMFASQGRLVLERPDVLVLLAAPLLAFYAVNFSLGLAIGRLLDFSYREVACFNCTVLSRNSPTALAIAVVAFPNEPLIALALVIGPLLELPLLSVVANLLRRIEARGWDRLDRAPG
- a CDS encoding VNG_1110C family protein, coding for MPNAARLRDSTQIVLPRETLDAVEPPLSDKFTVTVVPEGDRQCRVIGSPVEIKAASEYLARRGVTMR